The Bacteroidota bacterium genomic interval CTCAGGCCCGGTCAGGCCGATCTGTTTCCCCGCGAGCTCACCCACTTCGGCAAAGTGCCCGGCGGAATCCGCGAGCGACCGCTCGATAAGATCTCCCAGATCTTTCTTCAGGTCCGCAGGCAACTCCTTGTCGACCGCCCACACGGCGAAGACGAACGGCATTTTTTTCCAATCATACCACTCCTTCGCCAGATCGAACACGAGCTCGAAGCCTTCGAGCCCGAACTTATTCCTGCGAAGCGCCTCGTCGCCGATCAGAAGAACCGCATCATACCCCGAACAATCGTTGACTCCCCCGTGCATCCGCTCGAAGGTCGCCCGAACCTCATACTTTCTCTCGAGCAGGACCTGAAGAAGCCTGACCGAGGTCGCGGTCTCGTTCGTAATCCCGATTCGTTTCCCTTGTAAATCGCGCCAGCCGTGATTGGAAAAAAGCATCACGCTCTTCACCTGATCGCGTGTGGCGATGCACCAGTTCAGGAGTTGCAGGCGCCCGGCCTGCCCGAAGTAATCCATGAGGGAGAAGGGGCCTGCGATGATTTGCCCTTTCTCCTGAAGGAGGCCCATGCGCCGCGGGTTGACGGGAAGCGTCTTAAAGGCATGCGGCTCGAAGCGACGGTAGAACGGGACGGAATTCAGGTACGGGATCTTTCCCACGACGTTTTCGGCATACAGATTCAGGGGATTATAATAGACGTCGCGCTCGACCGGAATTTTCCCCGCATCCCGTATGATTTTGATGATCTGGTCCTTGGCGAGCATCATGGGACTCACCGCCCCGGCGTCGTGTGCGATCCGCTCCTGGCCGACCGTACCGTCGATGTCGTCCGCGCCGAAGTTCAGCGCGATCGACGCGACTTCTTCGGTGAGCATGACCCAGTACGCCTTGATGTGCGGGAAATTATC includes:
- the mqnE gene encoding aminofutalosine synthase MqnE; the encoded protein is MTIAFQDKQLLPIWERVRRGERLSLEDGLTMYRTNDLISLGKMAHFVQQQKSGDAVYFVLNQKIEHTNICILSCKFCDFAVKKGDPEAYEMATEEILSKLTPDIHEVHITGGMPADWPWERYLDIVRSIHEKFPNLDVKAFTAVEIDFFHKKFKLSIEEVLRQLKDAGLRTMPGGGAEVFSERVRKLIFNQKIGAKTWFEVHKTAHRLGIPTNSTMLYGHIETLEERIIHMIKLREAQDETGGFLTFIPLAFQPGDTGIKPRHRFTSAIDDLKTIAISRLMLDNFPHIKAYWVMLTEEVASIALNFGADDIDGTVGQERIAHDAGAVSPMMLAKDQIIKIIRDAGKIPVERDVYYNPLNLYAENVVGKIPYLNSVPFYRRFEPHAFKTLPVNPRRMGLLQEKGQIIAGPFSLMDYFGQAGRLQLLNWCIATRDQVKSVMLFSNHGWRDLQGKRIGITNETATSVRLLQVLLERKYEVRATFERMHGGVNDCSGYDAVLLIGDEALRRNKFGLEGFELVFDLAKEWYDWKKMPFVFAVWAVDKELPADLKKDLGDLIERSLADSAGHFAEVGELAGKQIGLTGPE